One genomic window of Medicago truncatula cultivar Jemalong A17 chromosome 1, MtrunA17r5.0-ANR, whole genome shotgun sequence includes the following:
- the LOC11421138 gene encoding protein NLP6 isoform X1 translates to MSEPEEENQDFPPKTKTSLEEHGCSMDFDLDLETSWPLDHMSFITNPMSPFLFSNISDQPSSPLWTFTDGEDGKLAASALSDCHKIFSCDSNSITEKLVEKDDNKTLLPPLLPPIENLDGYCVIKEKMTQALRYFKEWTELNVLAQVWAPVRNGNRYVLTTSGQPFVLDPHSNGLNQYRTVSLMYMFSVDGENDGTLGLPGRVFQQKLPEWSPNVLYYSNKEYPRRDHAQHYNVRGTLALPVFEPSLQSCIGVIELIMTSLKINYAPEVEKICKALEAVNLRSSEFLDHPFTQICNEGRQNALSEILEILTVVCETHNLPLAQTWVPCRHRSVLAHGGGFKKSCSSFDGSCMGQVCMSTTEAAAYIVDAHLWGFREACVEHHLQQGQGVAGRAFLSQTMSFCTNITQFCKTDYPLVHYALMFGLTSCFAICLRSFHTGNDDYVLEFFLPPGITEFHEQKTLLGSIFSTMKQHFQSLNIAAGVELEENGSIEIIEATDEGIRLRTESIPIAQSIKSPPRPDASPNMEDEEEGVPQDPSEVRGENVGGSVDPMSTLGNKNIKKPSERKRGKTEKSISLEVLQRYFAGSLKDAAKSLGVCPTTMKRICRQHGISRWPSRKINKVNRSLSKLKRVIESVQGAEGAFDLNSLGNNQLPIVSSFPEPSTLNKSSQQGSLSNRPSEPQMKENEFDASKVSETNLQIVMENQLLGGRKHSLEKEVINGKGVTIQEIGKDRKRNRTRSGSSEDSTNPTSHGSCHGSPPIEIPTIKDLFIPSNNEQHVVLRRSPEPGMQPTNALNSPTAHRMVDNVIAELQEPFGGLLIEDAGSSKDLRNLCPSVAEAILEDMAPEACGNNFPGSSHLAPPKQCIDTINNSATPFAARKEMKTVTIKATYREDIIRFRVSLNCGIVELKEEVSKRLKLEVGTFDIKYMDDDNEWVLIACDADLQECMYLSRSSGGSNIIRVLVHDITSNLGSSCESSGE, encoded by the exons ATGTCAGAACCTGAAGAAGAAAATCAAGACTTTCCTCCCAAGACAAAAACATCATTAGAAGAACATGGTTGTTCTATGGATTTTGACCTAGATTTAGAAACATCATGGCCTTTGGATCACATGTCCTTTATCACCAATCCCATGtcaccttttttattttcaaacatcTCTGATCAACCTTCTTCTCCTCTTTGGACTTTTACTGATGGAGAAGATGGCAAACTTGCAGCTTCAGCTTTATCTGATTGCCACAAGATCTTCTctt GTGATTCAAATTCAATAACTGAGAAGCTGGTGGAGAAAGACGACAACAAAACACTTTTGCCACCTCTTTTGCCACCAATAGAGAATTTGGATGGATATTGTGTAATCAAGGAAAAGATGACACAAGCGCTTCGTTACTTTAAAGAGTGGACTGAACTGAATGTTCTGGCTCAGGTTTGGGCACCTGTGAGGAATGGTAATCGGTATGTACTTACAACTTCAGGTCAACCCTTTGTCCTTGATCCGCATAGTAATGGACTCAATCAGTATAGAACGGTCTCCCTGATGTACATGTTTTCTGTGGATGGAGAGAACGATGGAACTCTAGGACTTCCTGGTCGAGTTTTTCAGCAGAAACTACCAGAATGGTCTCCCAATGTTCTGTACTATTCTAATAAAGAGTATCCCCGCCGAGATCATGCTCAACATTACAACGTTCGTGGAACCTTGGCTTTGCCTGTATTTGAACCTTCGTTGCAGTCGTGTATCGGTGTGATAGAGTTGATCATGACTTCACTAAAGATTAACTATGCTCCTGAGGTTGAAAAAATCTGCAAAGCCCTAGAG GCAGTAAATTTGAGGAGCTCAGAGTTTTTGGACCATCCATTCACtcag ATTTGCAATGAAGGGCGTCAAAATGCATTATCGGAGATCTTAGAGATATTGACAGTGGTGTGTGAAACTCATAATCTACCTCTAGCCCAAACATGGGTTCCCTGTAGGCATAGGAGTGTTTTGGCTCATGGTGGCGGTTTCAAGAAAAGTTGTTCGAGTTTTGATGGTAGTTGCATGGGGCAAGTATGCATGTCGACAACTGAGGCAGCAGCCTATATTGTAGATGCTCATTTATGGGGCTTCAGAGAGGCATGTGTCGAGCATCACTTACAACAAGGTCAAGGTGTTGCGGGTAGGGCGTTTTTGTCTCAAACCATGAGCTTCTGCACAAACATTACCCAGTTCTGCAAGACAGATTACCCTTTGGTTCATTATGCTCTCATGTTTGGGTTAACAAGCTGTTTTGCAATCTGTTTGCGGAGTTTTCATACAGGAAATGACGATTATGTATTAGAGTTTTTTCTGCCTCCTGGGATCACTGAATTTCATGAACAGAAGACGCTGTTGGGATCCATATTTTCAACAATGAAACAGCATTTTCAGAGTCTTAACATTGCTGCTGGTGTTGAACTCGAGGAAAATGGTTCAATTGAAATTATTGAAGCAACTGATGAAGGCATTCGTCTTAGAACCGAATCTATTCCTATTGCTCAATCTATTAAATCACCACCTAGACCCGATGCCTCACCAAATATGGAGGACGAAGAGGAGGGAGTACCACAGGATCCATCAGAGGTTCGTGGTGAAAATGTAGGTGGAAGTGTTGATCCGATGTCTACCTTagggaataaaaacataaagaaaCCCTCAGAGAGGAAACGTGGAAAAACTGAGAAATCAATTAGTCTTGAAGTTCTACAACGTTATTTTGCTGGGAGTCTTAAAGATGCTGCAAAGAGCCTTGGTG TTTGCCCTACTACAATGAAGCGTATCTGCAGGCAGCATGGGATATCTCGTTGGCCATCTCGAAAGATCAACAAGGTTAACCGTTCCCTATCCAAGCTCAAACGTGTTATTGAATCTGTCCAAGGCGCTGAAGGAGCGTTTGATTTGAATTCTCTTGGTAATAATCAACTTCCAATTGTTAGTTCATTTCCTGAGCCTTCTACTCTGAATAAGTCCAGCCAGCAAGGCTCGTTAAGCAATAGGCCGTCAGAGCCTCAGATGAAAGAGAATGAATTTGATGCCTCTAAAGTATCAGAAACAAACTTACAGATTGTAATGGAAAATCAATTGCTAGGAGGAAGGAAACATAGTCTTGAGAAAGAAGTGATTAATGGTAAAGGCGTGACTATTCAGGAAATTGGAAAGGACCGAAAAAGGAATAGAACTAGGAGTGGCTCGAGCGAAGATAGCACAAACCCTACTTCTCATGGTTCATGCCACGGTAGTCCCCCAATTGAAATTCCAACCATAAAAGATCTGTTCATTCCATCCAACAATGAACAACATGTTGTGTTGAGGAGATCGCCAGAGCCAGGAATGCAGCCGACTAATGCTTTAAACTCTCCAACTGCTCACCGTATGGTGGACAATGTGATAGCAGAACTTCAAGAGCCATTTGGAGGATTGCTAATAGAGGACGCTGGAAGTTCGAAAGACTTGAGAAATTTGTGTCCTTCAGTAGCTGAGGCCATTTTGGAGGATATGGCTCCAGAAGCTTGTGGTAACAACTTTCCAGGTTCATCACATCTGGCTCCTCCTAAACAATGCATAGATACTATCAATAATTCAGCGACGCCTTTTGCAGCTAGAAAAGAAATGAAGACTGTAACTATTAAGGCAACATATAGAGAAGATATCATAAGGTTTAGGGTCTCTTTGAACTGTGGCATTgtggaattgaaagaagaagttTCCAAAAGATTGAAACTTGAGGTTGGCACATTTGATATCAAGTACATGGACGATGATAATGAATGGGTTTTGATAGCATGTGATGCAGACCTTCAGGAGTGCATGTATCTTTCAAGATCATCCGGAGGAAGCAACATAATCCGGGTTTTAGTGCATGACATAACATCGAATCTTGGAAGCTCCTGTGAGAGTTCAGGGGAGTGA
- the LOC112417123 gene encoding protein FAR1-RELATED SEQUENCE 5: MADFAGRKATAARKAAAAAANATATTSFSFLFSRNCIMDIDEILSIFQERDHTAIGGSESEGSSNRSLSESDGCSPGEDFEETNEEGVGCNFKDETAVDSVTDLEKINFKETSIENLMRYHFPDREVAFMFYNWYGCFHGFAARKSRLIRNINGEVVQQTFLCHREGIREEKYINSTSRKREHKPLSRCGCQAKVRVHIDVSSQRWYIKLFDDDHNHSFVKEKFERMLPAHRKMSEYDKYQMNTMRQSGISTTRIHGYFASQAGGYQNVGYNRRDMYNEQRKRRMRWNSDAEQAVNFLKHMSSKDDMMFWRHTVHADGSLQHLFWCDGVSCMDYSIFGDVLAFDATYKKIKYNTPLVIFSGVNHHNQSIIFGSAIIGDETEDTYVWLLKIFVEAMGGKLPVSVITDGDLSMRNAIRKVFPEAHHRLCAWHLIRNATSNIKNLHFVSKFKDCLLGDVDVDVFQRKWEELVTEFGLEENPWMLEMYQKRKMWAAAHFRGKFFAGFRTTSRCEGLHSEFGKYVSALTNLHDFFQQFFRWLNYMRYREIEADFSSSHGDIVVQTQHHHLERSAFKLYTKTIFRLFRKVLERACRFDVHIVSQNGSIHNHIVRRYPRQDIEWTVSYCEHRFTLVDLQLHKTQNTFANERLKMKVFSWKCY; the protein is encoded by the exons ATTTCGCCGGACGAAAAGCTACCGCCGCTAGAAAAGCCGCCGCTGCCGCTGCTAACGCTACCGCTACGACGTCGTTTTCATTCCTCTTCTCCAG AAACTGCATTATGGATATTGATGAAATCCTTAGTATTTTCCAAGAACGAGACCACACTGCAATTGGTGGGAGTGAATCTGAG GGTTCAAGTAACCGCTCTTTATCGGAGAGTGATGGTTGTTCTCCCGGAGAAGATTTTGAAGAGACTAACGAAGAGGGCGTAGGATGCAATTTTAAAGATGAAACTGCCGTGGACTCGGTTACTGATTTAgagaaaattaatttcaaagaaACAAGTATTGAGAACTTAATGAGGTATCATTTTCCAGATCGTGAAGTTGCCTTCATGTTCTACAATTGGTATGGGTGTTTTCATGGATTTGCGGCTAGAAAGAGCAGACTGATTAGAAATATTAATGGTGAAGTGGTTCAACAAACATTTCTTTGTCATAGGGAAGGAATTAGGGAGGAAAAGTACATCAATTCAACATCTCGTAAGAGAGAACACAAACCATTGAGTAGGTGCGGATGTCAAGCTAAAGTACGAGTTCACATTGATGTGAGTTCCCAACGTTGGTACATTAAACTCTTTGATGATGACCATAACCATTCCTTTGTCAAGGAAAAATTTGAGAGGATGCTTCCTGCACATAGGAAGATGAGCGAGTATGACAAATACCAGATGAACACAATGAGGCAATCAGGAATTTCAACGACCCGAATTCATGGTTATTTTGCGTCTCAAGCTGGTGGGTATCAAAATGTTGGTTACAATCGAAGAGACATGTATAACGAGCAAAGGAAGAGACGTATGCGTTGGAATTCTGATGCTGAACAAGCTGTAAATTTTTTGAAGCATATGTCATCGAAGGACGATATGATGTTTTGGAGGCACACGGTTCATGCAGATGGTTCACTCCAACATCTGTTTTGGTGTGACGGTGTCAGTTGTATGGACTACTCCATTTTTGGTGATGTGTTGGCCTTTGATGCaacttataagaaaataaaatacaatacacCGTTAGTCATATTCTCTGGAGTAAATCATCATAATCAGAGCATTATTTTCGGAAGTGCAATTATTGGTGATGAAACTGAAGACACGTATGTTTggcttttgaagatttttgttgAAGCGATGGGAGGGAAACTTCCGGTCTCGGTCATTACTGATGGAGATTTGTCGATGAGAAATGCAATAAGAAAAGTTTTTCCAGAAGCACATCATCGTCTTTGTGCTTGGCATCTGATACGAAACGCCACTAGCAACATAAAAAACCTTCACTTTGTTTCAAAGTTTAAAGATTGCTTGTTAGGTGACGTGGATGTTGATGTGTTTCAGCGTAAGTGGGAAGAACTAGTTACAGAATTTGGCTTGGAAGAAAACCCCTGGATGTTGGAGATGTATCAAAAGCGGAAGATGTGGGCAGCTGCTCATTTTCGCGGTAAATTTTTTGCTGGTTTTAGAACAACTTCTCGATGTGAAGGTTTGCATTCTGAATTTGGAAAATATGTATCAGCTCTAACCAActtacatgatttttttcaacaattttttcgTTGGTTGAATTACATGAGATATAGAGAGATAGAGGCTGATTTTTCATCTTCTCATGGTGATATTGTCGTTCAAACTCAACACCATCATTTAGAGAGATCAGCCTTTAAGTTGTACACAAAGACAATCTTTAGGCTATTCAGAAAGGTGTTAGAAAGAGCATGTCGCTTTGACGTACATATTGTATCACAAAATGGTTCCATTCACAACCACATTGTGCGTAGATATCCTAGACAAGATATTGAATGGACAGTTTCATATTGTGAGCATAG GTTCACTTTGGTGGATCTGCAACTTCATAAAACACAAAACACATTTGCAAATGAGAGATTGAAAATGAAAGTGTTTTCATGGAAATGTTATtga
- the LOC11420485 gene encoding uncharacterized protein, producing the protein MSIICGLPLVECVYCLACVRWAWKRCLHTAGHDSETWGFAATQEFEPVPRLCRYILAVYEDDLRNPLWAPPGGYGINPDWLLLRKTYKDTRGRAPPYILYLDHDHADIVLAIRGLNLARESDYAVLLDNKLGKRKFDGGYVHNGLLKAAGWVMDAECEILRELVEKYPNYTLTFAGHSLGSGVAAALSMVVVQNRDRLGNIERKRVRCYAIAPARCMSLNLAVRYADVINSVVLQDDFLPRTATPLEDIFKSLFCLPCLLCLRCMRDTCIPEEKMLKDPRRLYAPGRLYHIVERKPFRLGRFPPVVRTAVPVDGRFEHIVLSCNATSDHAIIWIEKEAQRALDLMMEKDNTMEVPAKQIMQRQKTMTRHGQEYKAALQRAKTLDIPHAFTPPSEYGTFDEEGEESSRSEAESSVSSTNRSTVNESWDVLIERLFDKDEHGHMVLKR; encoded by the exons ATGTCGATTATCTGCGGCTTGCCTCTTGTTGAGTGCGTGTATTGTTTAGCTTGCGTTCGTTGGGCGTGGAAAAGATGTCTCCACACTGCAGGCCATGATAGTGAAACTTGGGGATTTGCCGCAACACAAGAATTTGAGCCTGTCCCACGTCTTTGTCGCTATATTTTAGCTGTGTATGAAGACGATCTTCGAAACCCTCTTTGGGCGCCTCCTGGTGGCTATGGAATCAACCCTGATTGGTTATTACTTAGAAAGACGTACAAAGATACAAGAGGACGGGCTCCACCGTATATATTGTATCTTGATCATGATCATGCTGATATAGTTCTTGCTATAAGGGGACTAAATTTGGCAAGGGAAAGTGATTATGCTGTTCTGTTAGATAATAAATTGGGGAAGAGAAAGTTTGATGGGGGGTATGTTCACAATGGGCTGTTAAAGGCTGCTGGATGGGTTATGGATGCGGAGTGTGAAATTTTGAGGGAATTAGTAGAGAAGTATCCAAATTATACTCTTACTTTTGCTGGACATTCCCTTGGATCAGGAGTAGCTGCAGCATTGAGCATGGTGGTTGTGCAGAATCGAGATAGACTTGGAAATATTGAGAGGAAGAGAGTCAGGTGCTATGCTATTGCTCCTGCTAGATGTATGTCACTTAATTTGGCAGTCAGATATGCAGATGTCATAAACTCTGTCGTGCTTCAG GATGACTTTTTACCAAGGACAGCCACCCCGTTGGAAGATATATTCAAGTCTCTTTTCTG TTTGCCATGCTTATTGTGCTTAAGGTGCATGAGGGATACATGTATACCAGAGGAGAAGATGCTAAAAGATCCAAGGAGACTCTATGCACCTGGTCGCTTGTATCACATTGTTGAGAGAAAGCCTTTCAG ATTGGGAAGGTTTCCTCCAGTTGTGAGAACAGCAGTGCCAGTAGATGGAAGGTTCGAGCATATCGTCCTTTCTTGCAATGCTACGTCAGATCATGCCATTATTTGGATAGAGAAAGAAGCCCAAAGGGCTTTGGAT TTGATGATGGAGAAAGATAATACCATGGAAGTACCTGCAAAGCAAATCATGCAGCGTCAGAAAACAATGACAAGACACGGCCAAGAATACAAAGCTGCATTACAAAGAGCGAAAACATTAGACATTCCACATGCTTTTACGCCACCATCAGAATATGGAACTTTTGATGAGGAGGGAGAGGAGAGTTCAAGGTCAGAGGCCGAGTCTTCTGTTAGTTCAACAAATAGGAGTACGGTTAACGAAAGCTGGGATGTGTTGATTGAGCGTCTTTTTGATAAGGATGAGCATGGTCACATGGTGCTGAAGAGATGA
- the LOC11421138 gene encoding protein NLP6 isoform X2, whose translation MASWLELPGDSNSITEKLVEKDDNKTLLPPLLPPIENLDGYCVIKEKMTQALRYFKEWTELNVLAQVWAPVRNGNRYVLTTSGQPFVLDPHSNGLNQYRTVSLMYMFSVDGENDGTLGLPGRVFQQKLPEWSPNVLYYSNKEYPRRDHAQHYNVRGTLALPVFEPSLQSCIGVIELIMTSLKINYAPEVEKICKALEAVNLRSSEFLDHPFTQICNEGRQNALSEILEILTVVCETHNLPLAQTWVPCRHRSVLAHGGGFKKSCSSFDGSCMGQVCMSTTEAAAYIVDAHLWGFREACVEHHLQQGQGVAGRAFLSQTMSFCTNITQFCKTDYPLVHYALMFGLTSCFAICLRSFHTGNDDYVLEFFLPPGITEFHEQKTLLGSIFSTMKQHFQSLNIAAGVELEENGSIEIIEATDEGIRLRTESIPIAQSIKSPPRPDASPNMEDEEEGVPQDPSEVRGENVGGSVDPMSTLGNKNIKKPSERKRGKTEKSISLEVLQRYFAGSLKDAAKSLGVCPTTMKRICRQHGISRWPSRKINKVNRSLSKLKRVIESVQGAEGAFDLNSLGNNQLPIVSSFPEPSTLNKSSQQGSLSNRPSEPQMKENEFDASKVSETNLQIVMENQLLGGRKHSLEKEVINGKGVTIQEIGKDRKRNRTRSGSSEDSTNPTSHGSCHGSPPIEIPTIKDLFIPSNNEQHVVLRRSPEPGMQPTNALNSPTAHRMVDNVIAELQEPFGGLLIEDAGSSKDLRNLCPSVAEAILEDMAPEACGNNFPGSSHLAPPKQCIDTINNSATPFAARKEMKTVTIKATYREDIIRFRVSLNCGIVELKEEVSKRLKLEVGTFDIKYMDDDNEWVLIACDADLQECMYLSRSSGGSNIIRVLVHDITSNLGSSCESSGE comes from the exons ATGGCTTCATGGCTAGAGTTGCCTG GTGATTCAAATTCAATAACTGAGAAGCTGGTGGAGAAAGACGACAACAAAACACTTTTGCCACCTCTTTTGCCACCAATAGAGAATTTGGATGGATATTGTGTAATCAAGGAAAAGATGACACAAGCGCTTCGTTACTTTAAAGAGTGGACTGAACTGAATGTTCTGGCTCAGGTTTGGGCACCTGTGAGGAATGGTAATCGGTATGTACTTACAACTTCAGGTCAACCCTTTGTCCTTGATCCGCATAGTAATGGACTCAATCAGTATAGAACGGTCTCCCTGATGTACATGTTTTCTGTGGATGGAGAGAACGATGGAACTCTAGGACTTCCTGGTCGAGTTTTTCAGCAGAAACTACCAGAATGGTCTCCCAATGTTCTGTACTATTCTAATAAAGAGTATCCCCGCCGAGATCATGCTCAACATTACAACGTTCGTGGAACCTTGGCTTTGCCTGTATTTGAACCTTCGTTGCAGTCGTGTATCGGTGTGATAGAGTTGATCATGACTTCACTAAAGATTAACTATGCTCCTGAGGTTGAAAAAATCTGCAAAGCCCTAGAG GCAGTAAATTTGAGGAGCTCAGAGTTTTTGGACCATCCATTCACtcag ATTTGCAATGAAGGGCGTCAAAATGCATTATCGGAGATCTTAGAGATATTGACAGTGGTGTGTGAAACTCATAATCTACCTCTAGCCCAAACATGGGTTCCCTGTAGGCATAGGAGTGTTTTGGCTCATGGTGGCGGTTTCAAGAAAAGTTGTTCGAGTTTTGATGGTAGTTGCATGGGGCAAGTATGCATGTCGACAACTGAGGCAGCAGCCTATATTGTAGATGCTCATTTATGGGGCTTCAGAGAGGCATGTGTCGAGCATCACTTACAACAAGGTCAAGGTGTTGCGGGTAGGGCGTTTTTGTCTCAAACCATGAGCTTCTGCACAAACATTACCCAGTTCTGCAAGACAGATTACCCTTTGGTTCATTATGCTCTCATGTTTGGGTTAACAAGCTGTTTTGCAATCTGTTTGCGGAGTTTTCATACAGGAAATGACGATTATGTATTAGAGTTTTTTCTGCCTCCTGGGATCACTGAATTTCATGAACAGAAGACGCTGTTGGGATCCATATTTTCAACAATGAAACAGCATTTTCAGAGTCTTAACATTGCTGCTGGTGTTGAACTCGAGGAAAATGGTTCAATTGAAATTATTGAAGCAACTGATGAAGGCATTCGTCTTAGAACCGAATCTATTCCTATTGCTCAATCTATTAAATCACCACCTAGACCCGATGCCTCACCAAATATGGAGGACGAAGAGGAGGGAGTACCACAGGATCCATCAGAGGTTCGTGGTGAAAATGTAGGTGGAAGTGTTGATCCGATGTCTACCTTagggaataaaaacataaagaaaCCCTCAGAGAGGAAACGTGGAAAAACTGAGAAATCAATTAGTCTTGAAGTTCTACAACGTTATTTTGCTGGGAGTCTTAAAGATGCTGCAAAGAGCCTTGGTG TTTGCCCTACTACAATGAAGCGTATCTGCAGGCAGCATGGGATATCTCGTTGGCCATCTCGAAAGATCAACAAGGTTAACCGTTCCCTATCCAAGCTCAAACGTGTTATTGAATCTGTCCAAGGCGCTGAAGGAGCGTTTGATTTGAATTCTCTTGGTAATAATCAACTTCCAATTGTTAGTTCATTTCCTGAGCCTTCTACTCTGAATAAGTCCAGCCAGCAAGGCTCGTTAAGCAATAGGCCGTCAGAGCCTCAGATGAAAGAGAATGAATTTGATGCCTCTAAAGTATCAGAAACAAACTTACAGATTGTAATGGAAAATCAATTGCTAGGAGGAAGGAAACATAGTCTTGAGAAAGAAGTGATTAATGGTAAAGGCGTGACTATTCAGGAAATTGGAAAGGACCGAAAAAGGAATAGAACTAGGAGTGGCTCGAGCGAAGATAGCACAAACCCTACTTCTCATGGTTCATGCCACGGTAGTCCCCCAATTGAAATTCCAACCATAAAAGATCTGTTCATTCCATCCAACAATGAACAACATGTTGTGTTGAGGAGATCGCCAGAGCCAGGAATGCAGCCGACTAATGCTTTAAACTCTCCAACTGCTCACCGTATGGTGGACAATGTGATAGCAGAACTTCAAGAGCCATTTGGAGGATTGCTAATAGAGGACGCTGGAAGTTCGAAAGACTTGAGAAATTTGTGTCCTTCAGTAGCTGAGGCCATTTTGGAGGATATGGCTCCAGAAGCTTGTGGTAACAACTTTCCAGGTTCATCACATCTGGCTCCTCCTAAACAATGCATAGATACTATCAATAATTCAGCGACGCCTTTTGCAGCTAGAAAAGAAATGAAGACTGTAACTATTAAGGCAACATATAGAGAAGATATCATAAGGTTTAGGGTCTCTTTGAACTGTGGCATTgtggaattgaaagaagaagttTCCAAAAGATTGAAACTTGAGGTTGGCACATTTGATATCAAGTACATGGACGATGATAATGAATGGGTTTTGATAGCATGTGATGCAGACCTTCAGGAGTGCATGTATCTTTCAAGATCATCCGGAGGAAGCAACATAATCCGGGTTTTAGTGCATGACATAACATCGAATCTTGGAAGCTCCTGTGAGAGTTCAGGGGAGTGA
- the LOC11418800 gene encoding 60S ribosomal protein L36-2, which yields MAPKQPSTGLFVGLNKGHIVTKKELAPRPSARKGKTSKRVHFVRNLIREVAGFAPYEKRITELLKVGKDKRALKVAKRKLGTHKRAKKKREEMSNVLRKMRAGGGAGDKKK from the exons ATGGCTCCTAAACAACCAAGTACGGGTCTGTTTGTTGGATTGAACAAAGGCCACATCGTCACCAAGAAGGAATTGGCTCCACGTCCTTCAGCTCGCAAGGGG AAAACAAGCAAGAGGGTGCACTTTGTGAGGAACCTCATCAGAGAGGTTGCTGGGTTTGCACCTTATGAGAAGCGTATAACTGAGTTGCTCAAGGTTGGAAAAGACAAGAGGGCGCTTAAGGTTGCAAAGAGAAAGCTTGGAACCCACAAGCGtgcaaagaagaagagagaggagATGTCTAATGTCCTCAGGAAGATGAG GGCTGGTGGTGGAGCAGGAGATAAGAAGAAATAG